A section of the Pseudomonas fluorescens genome encodes:
- the fadD2 gene encoding long-chain-fatty-acid--CoA ligase FadD2 has translation MQPDFWNDKRAAGVPNELDLSAYKSVIEVFERSCKAFADRPAFSNMGITLTYADLERQSAAFAGYLQHHTDLKPGDRIAVQMPNVLHYPIAVFGALRAGLVVVNTNPLYTPREMRHQFKDAGIRALVYLNLFGSRVQEVAADTEIEYLIEAKMGDFMPAAKGWLINTVVDKVKKMVPAYSLPRAVSFKRALRMGAGLAVTRHPVTLDDIAVLQYTGGTTGLAKGAMLTHGNLVANMQQVRACMSQLREDGHPLVKEGQEVMIAPLPLYHIYAFTANCMCMMVTGNHNVLITNPRDIGGFIKELKKWRFTGLLGLNTLFVALMEHPDFKTLDFSHLKITNSGGTALVKATAERWKQVTGCSIGEGYGLTETSPVASTNPYGDQSRLGTVGIPVPGTAMKVVDDDGVELPLGERGELCIKGPQVMKGYWQQPAATAETLDAEGWLKTGDIAVIDPDGFVRIVDRKKDLIIVSGFNVYPNEIEDVVMAHPNVANCAVIGVPDERTGEAVKLFVVARAQGVSLEELKTYCKANFTGYKVPKHIVLRDSLPMTPVGKILRRELRDIA, from the coding sequence ATGCAACCTGATTTCTGGAATGACAAACGCGCAGCAGGCGTTCCCAACGAGCTTGACCTGTCGGCGTACAAGTCAGTGATCGAAGTCTTCGAACGTTCCTGCAAAGCCTTTGCCGACCGTCCGGCATTCAGCAACATGGGGATCACCCTGACCTACGCCGACCTGGAGCGCCAGAGCGCGGCGTTCGCTGGCTACCTGCAACACCACACCGATCTGAAGCCGGGCGACCGTATTGCGGTGCAGATGCCCAACGTCCTGCATTACCCGATTGCCGTGTTCGGCGCCTTGCGCGCCGGACTGGTGGTGGTCAACACCAACCCGTTGTACACCCCACGGGAAATGCGCCATCAATTCAAGGATGCGGGCATCCGTGCCCTGGTCTACCTCAACCTGTTTGGTTCCAGGGTCCAGGAAGTGGCGGCCGACACCGAGATCGAATACCTGATCGAAGCAAAAATGGGCGACTTCATGCCCGCCGCCAAGGGTTGGCTGATCAACACCGTGGTCGACAAAGTGAAGAAGATGGTCCCGGCCTATAGCCTGCCCCGGGCGGTCTCGTTCAAGCGTGCCTTGCGCATGGGCGCAGGCTTGGCCGTGACCCGCCATCCGGTGACCCTCGATGACATCGCGGTGTTGCAATACACCGGCGGCACCACCGGCCTGGCCAAGGGCGCCATGCTCACTCACGGCAACCTGGTGGCTAACATGCAGCAGGTGCGGGCCTGCATGTCACAACTGCGCGAAGACGGTCATCCGCTGGTCAAGGAAGGGCAGGAGGTGATGATCGCGCCGCTGCCGCTGTACCACATCTATGCCTTCACCGCGAACTGCATGTGCATGATGGTGACCGGCAACCACAACGTGCTGATCACCAATCCACGGGACATTGGCGGCTTTATCAAGGAACTGAAGAAGTGGCGGTTTACCGGGCTGCTGGGGCTCAACACGCTGTTTGTCGCGCTGATGGAACACCCTGATTTCAAGACCCTGGACTTCTCCCACCTGAAGATCACCAACTCCGGCGGCACTGCCCTGGTCAAGGCCACCGCCGAACGCTGGAAGCAGGTCACCGGCTGTTCCATTGGCGAAGGCTACGGCCTGACCGAGACGTCTCCGGTGGCCAGTACCAACCCTTACGGTGATCAATCGCGCCTGGGCACCGTGGGCATTCCGGTGCCGGGTACGGCGATGAAGGTCGTTGATGACGATGGCGTGGAGTTGCCGCTGGGCGAGCGGGGCGAATTGTGCATCAAGGGCCCGCAGGTCATGAAGGGCTACTGGCAGCAGCCGGCGGCCACCGCTGAGACCCTGGACGCCGAAGGCTGGCTCAAGACGGGTGATATTGCGGTGATCGACCCGGATGGTTTTGTGCGCATTGTCGACCGCAAGAAGGACCTGATTATCGTCTCGGGCTTCAATGTGTACCCCAACGAGATCGAAGACGTGGTGATGGCCCACCCGAACGTCGCCAACTGTGCGGTGATCGGCGTGCCTGACGAGCGTACCGGCGAGGCGGTGAAACTGTTTGTGGTGGCACGCGCCCAGGGCGTCAGCCTTGAAGAGCTGAAGACTTACTGCAAGGCCAACTTCACTGGCTACAAGGTGCCCAAGCATATTGTGTTGCGGGACTCGCTGCCGATGACGCCGGTAGGCAAGATCTTGCGCAGAGAGCTGCGCGACATAGCCTGA
- a CDS encoding CsbD family protein, translating into MGSTADKAKGLVNEAIGNIKQGVGKATDNTKLQAEGKIQEKKGEAQQAVGKVKDAVKNTVDKA; encoded by the coding sequence ATGGGCAGCACAGCGGATAAGGCAAAAGGTTTAGTGAACGAAGCTATCGGCAACATCAAGCAAGGCGTTGGCAAAGCCACTGACAACACCAAGCTGCAGGCTGAAGGCAAGATTCAAGAGAAAAAGGGCGAGGCCCAGCAAGCGGTTGGCAAGGTCAAGGATGCGGTAAAGAATACGGTCGACAAAGCCTGA
- the fadD1 gene encoding long-chain-fatty-acid--CoA ligase FadD1 → MIEDFWKDKYPAGIAADINPDEYQNIQAVLKQSCQRFADKPAFSNLGKTITYGELYELSGAFAAYLQQHTDLQPGDRIAVQLPNLLQYPVAVFGAIRAGLVVVNTNPLYTAREMEHQFNDSGAKALICLANMAHLAEKVVPKTGVKHVIVTEVADLLPPLKRLLINSVIKYVKKMVPAYHLPQAIKFNDVLAKGHGQPVIDASPASEDVAVLQYTGGTTGVAKGAMLTHRNLVANMLQCKALMGSNLNEGCEILVTPLPLYHIYAFTFHCMAMMLIGNHNILISNPRDLPAMVKELSKWKFSGFVGLNTLFVALCNNEGFRKLDFSALKVTLSGGMALQLAAAERWKAVTGCSICEGYGMTETSPVATVNPIQNIQIGTIGIPVPSTLCKVISDEGVELPLGEIGELCVKGPQVMKGYWQREDATAEVLDSEGWLKTGDIAVIQPDGYMRIVDRKKDMILVSGFNVYPNELEDVLASLPGVLQCAAIGVPDEKSGEHIKLFIVVKPGASLTKEQVMEHMRANVTGYKVPKAVEFREALPTTNVGKILRRELRDEELKKLGLKK, encoded by the coding sequence ATGATCGAAGACTTTTGGAAGGATAAGTACCCCGCCGGGATTGCTGCAGACATCAATCCAGACGAGTATCAAAATATTCAGGCGGTACTGAAACAGTCCTGCCAGCGCTTCGCCGATAAACCGGCTTTCAGCAACCTGGGCAAGACAATCACCTACGGTGAGCTGTACGAACTGTCCGGTGCCTTTGCCGCATACCTGCAACAGCATACCGACTTGCAGCCCGGTGATCGAATCGCCGTGCAATTGCCCAACCTCCTGCAATACCCGGTCGCGGTGTTCGGTGCGATCCGTGCGGGCCTGGTCGTGGTCAATACCAACCCGCTGTACACCGCGCGGGAGATGGAACACCAGTTCAACGACTCCGGGGCCAAGGCCCTGATCTGCCTGGCCAACATGGCGCACCTGGCCGAAAAAGTCGTGCCCAAGACTGGCGTCAAGCATGTGATCGTCACTGAAGTGGCTGACCTGTTGCCGCCGCTCAAGCGGCTGCTGATCAACAGCGTCATCAAGTACGTGAAGAAAATGGTCCCGGCCTATCACTTGCCCCAGGCGATCAAGTTCAACGACGTCCTGGCCAAGGGGCATGGCCAGCCAGTCATCGATGCCAGTCCTGCCAGCGAAGACGTGGCGGTGCTGCAATACACCGGTGGCACCACCGGCGTGGCCAAGGGCGCGATGCTGACCCATCGCAACCTGGTCGCCAACATGCTGCAGTGCAAGGCGCTGATGGGCTCCAACCTCAATGAAGGTTGCGAAATCCTGGTCACACCGCTGCCGCTTTACCACATCTATGCCTTCACCTTTCACTGCATGGCGATGATGCTGATCGGCAACCACAACATCCTGATCAGCAACCCGCGCGACCTGCCGGCGATGGTCAAGGAGCTGTCGAAGTGGAAGTTCAGCGGCTTTGTCGGCCTGAACACCCTGTTCGTTGCCTTGTGCAACAACGAAGGCTTTCGCAAGCTGGACTTCTCGGCGCTCAAGGTCACCCTGTCGGGCGGCATGGCCCTGCAACTGGCTGCGGCCGAGCGTTGGAAAGCCGTCACCGGTTGCAGCATCTGTGAAGGTTATGGCATGACCGAGACCAGCCCGGTGGCCACGGTCAACCCGATCCAGAATATCCAGATCGGCACCATCGGCATTCCGGTGCCTTCGACCCTGTGCAAGGTCATCTCCGACGAGGGCGTCGAGTTGCCCCTGGGTGAAATCGGCGAGTTGTGCGTCAAGGGCCCGCAAGTGATGAAAGGCTACTGGCAGCGTGAAGACGCCACCGCCGAAGTCCTCGACAGCGAAGGTTGGTTGAAGACCGGTGATATTGCAGTCATCCAGCCAGACGGCTACATGCGCATCGTCGACCGCAAGAAGGACATGATTCTGGTCTCGGGCTTCAACGTCTACCCCAACGAGCTGGAAGACGTGCTGGCAAGCCTGCCAGGCGTGCTGCAATGCGCGGCCATTGGTGTGCCGGACGAAAAGTCGGGCGAGCACATCAAGCTGTTCATTGTGGTCAAGCCAGGTGCGAGCCTGACCAAGGAGCAGGTGATGGAGCACATGCGTGCCAACGTCACTGGCTACAAGGTGCCGAAGGCTGTCGAATTCCGCGAAGCGCTACCGACCACCAACGTGGGCAAGATCCTGCGGCGTGAATTGCGTGATGAAGAGCTGAAGAAGCTTGGCCTGAAGAAGTAA